Proteins encoded by one window of Plasmodium falciparum 3D7 genome assembly, chromosome: 4:
- a CDS encoding erythrocyte membrane protein 1, PfEMP1 yields MGPPSTAPDYSSAKDAKDLLDMIGKDVHDQVEKEAAGRGGSELKGLLSLAKGSGVELAAFPEPCGLIKDKGDELLGDSGERHPCGNTTGKEDVDRFSVKQQAEYDNKKMKCSYGSNGTDVGACAPYRRLFLCNKNMEKMGRTSTTKHDLLLDVCMAANYEAQSLIRYHDKHQLTNEGSQICTVLARSFADIGDIIRGKDLYLGKKKKKKTETERDQLESKLKKIFGDIYNELTNGRNGVKDHYQDDNGGNYFQLREDWWTANRATVWKAITCKADTGNAYFRPTCSDSDGKGSFSQANDKCRCKDKKGKNTDQVPTYFDYVPQYLRWFEEWAEDFCRKKKIYVGIVKTYCREKYKSGNEPRYCSRNGYDCTKTKRAIGKYRMGNQCISCLYACNPYVDWINNQKEQFDKQKQKYDKEIKIYKNGASGIRRQKRGTTTKYEGYEKKFYDKLEKNNYGTVGEFLGLLNNEKACKEVKDGGTIDFKQVNSTSGGTAVSASGASSTSGGSGAASGGTSDTSGTNNASQGTFYRSEYCQPCPHCGVRKANNGNFVKKSDSEQCKNINLYRPKKPEEGTKIEILKSGEGETEIKEKLEQFCQTQNATGGVANGSGSGTSGSQKLYEDWKCYNDVEKDGQDGVDDDDDLEYDRLVNSSGGLCILQKKNGEENGKKQKTYNDFFNFWVAHMLKDSIHWRTKKIKGCLKNGKAIKCTDKCKGDCKCFERWVEQKREEWTNIKEHFGKQTDIPTGLTPDALLEGVLEKGVLLTSIKEAYGDAKETEHIKQLLDETAVAGGVVVGAKDNTTIDKLLEQELKDANRCKNCEQRKPPGEEGGAARNLPGVDTTVDDANEDDLDDEDDEDEDDDGGGSDVGGSDVGEVEEETAKEATEETTTPLDVCNTVKTALEGDLGEACRQKYEYGREKFPNWKCISGDNTRGSESESAGPSRSKRHTESSDSAVTATGSSGEATGKSGDKDGAICVPPRRRKLYLGGFKRLTDGTAVSSEATQAGTPSQSPKGDALLLTAFVETAAVETFFLWHKYKQEKKKPKNEVGGAAGVLQTIGGTLENSGEQNPQKKLQESGEIPDDFLRQMFYTLGDYRDILVRGVADDKNGGNNIILNASGNKEDMEKMKKIQQEIDKILEKSGSEAASGAQKNSGISREKWWDKHAPSIWDGMVCALTYNTDTASGTAPTQIQEVKNALLDGEGKKPKQNGTNGKDYTYGGVRLEDENSGTQALSPNAPASTASQTTQSSSTSENTPTTLTNPKLKDFVLRPTYFRYLEEWGQNFCKERKKRLDQIYRECKVDEDGPRDGKKCSGYGEDCKDNLSKKYDTLPSLECPGCGRHCSFYKKWIKIKKDEYEKQQKAYNEQRTNYTNKNKVSESNNHDKEFCTNLETKYTDAANFLQRLKDGPCKNNSEEDQKVNGYIKFDDISKDKTFGHENYCDPCSKFTVNCNRNDHCDNSNGNNCKDNKITAEKIGNGVDSTVLDMRVIDDSATGFKGDGLEEACGSANIFKGIRKEQWKCGKVCGYNVCKPKEGNRETVRGEKNDDKHIITIRALVTHWVQNFLEDYKKIKHKISHCTKTDQGSTCQNKCQNKCKCVGEWIKLKQQEWEEIKKRFLNQYKMDSDEYYPVRSVLETFLVQIGAANANNDVKKLIKLSEFYKSCGCSAKTNSENNKNEDAIDCMLDKLGKKAEKCHDQHSDNPQEKCDEPPPELDEEDLLLEEEQNPKNMRPGFCPQNDTTEQQEEEENICTPAETVKKEEEEKEEQEEEEPDEKVPPPRAPEASKPKKEKPSQPPRPRRTLELLDNPHVQTALVTSTLAWSVGIGFAAFTYFYLKKKTKASVGNLFQILQIPKSDYDIPTLKSSNRYIPYASDRYKGKTYIYMEGDSSGDEKYAFMSDTTDVTSSESEYEELDINDIYVPGSPKYKTLIEVVLEPSGNNTPTSDIPSDIPNSDTPPPITDDEWNQLKKDFISNMLQNTQNTEPNILHDNVDNNTHPTMSRHNMDQKPFIMSIHDRNLFSGEEYNYDMFNSGNNPINISDSTNSMDSLTSNNHSPYNDKNDLYSGIDLINDALSGNHIDIYDEMLKRKENELFGTQHHPKNITSNRVVTQTSSDDPITNQINLFHKWLDRHRDMCEKWKNNHERLPKLKELWENETHSGDINSGIPSGNHVLNTDVSIQIDMDNPKTMNEFTNMDTNPDKSTMDTILDDLEKYNEPYYYDFYKHDIYYDVNDDKASEDHINMDHNKMDNNNSDVPTNVQIEMNVINNQELLQNEYPISHM; encoded by the exons atgggTCCCCCGTCGACTGCGCCTGACTATAGTAGTGCCAAAGATGCAAAGGATCTTTTGGATATGATTGGGAAAGACGTGCACGACCAAGTGGAAAAGGAAGCTGCAGGACGTGGTGGGAGTGAGTTAAAAGGATTGTTGTCACTAGCAAAAGGTTCTGGTGTGGAATTAGCTGCCTTCCCAGAACCGTGCGGTCTTATAAAAGATAAAGGTGATGAACTTCTTGGTGATAGCGGTGAAAGGCATCCGTGCGGAAATACAACAGGAAAAGAAGATGTAGACCGTTTTTCGGTTAAACAACAAGCAGAAtatgataacaaaaaaatgaaatgtaGTTATGGTAGTAATGGTACGGATGTTGGCGCCTGTGCACCATATAGACGATTATTTCTATGtaacaaaaatatggaaaaaatggGCAGAACGTCGACAACGAAGCATGATTTGTTGTTAGATGTGTGTATGGCAGCAAATTACGAGGCACAGTCATTAATACGTTATCATGACAAACATCAACTGACTAATGAGGGTTCTCAAATATGTACCGTATTAGCACGAAGTTTCGCAGATATAGGAGACATTATTCGCGGAAAAGATCTATAtcttggaaaaaaaaaaaaaaaaaaaacagaaacAGAAAGAGATCAATTAGAAAGTAAgttgaaaaaaattttcggggatatatataatgagtTGACGAATGGGAGGAATGGTGTAAAAGACCACTACCAAGATGATAATGGCGGAAATTATTTTCAATTACGAGAAGATTGGTGGACGGCGAATCGCGCCACAGTATGGAAAGCCATCACATGTAAGGCGGACACTGGTAATGCATATTTTCGACCAACGTGCAGTGATAGTGATGGTAAAGGAAGTTTTTCTCAAGCTAATGACAAATGCCGCTGTAAGGACAAAAAGGGCAAAAATACCGACCAGGTCCCCACATATTTTGACTATGTGCCGCAGTATCTTCGCTGGTTCGAGGAATGGGCCGAAGATTtttgtagaaaaaaaaaaatatatgttggAATAGTTAAAACATATTGTcgtgaaaaatataaaagtggTAATGAACCAAGATATTGTAGCCGTAATGGCTACGATTGCACGAAAACTAAACGAGCTATTGGTAAGTACCGTATGGGTAATCAATGCATTAGCTGTTTGTATGCATGTAATCCTTACGTTGATTGGATAAATAACCAAAAAGAACAATTTGacaaacaaaaacaaaaatatgataaagaaataaaaatatataaaaatggagCATCAGGTATTAGGAGGCAAAAACGAGGTACAACTACTAAGTATGAAgggtatgaaaaaaaattttatgacaaacttgaaaaaaataactaTGGAACCGTTGGTGAATTTTTGggattattaaataatgaaaaagcaTGCAAAGAAGTTAAAGATGGAGGAACAATTGATTTTAAACAAGTTAATAGTACTAGTGGTGGAACCGCTGTTAGTGCTAGTGGTGCTAGTAGTACTAGTGGTGGTAGTGGTGCTGCTAGTGGTGGTACTAGTGACACTAGTGGCACTAATAATGCAAGTCAAGGAACATTTTATCGATCGGAATATTGCCAACCCTGTCCTCATTGTGGAGTGAGAAAGGCAAATAATGGAAATTTTGTGAAGAAAAGTGACAGTGAACAATGCAAGAATATAAACCTTTATAGGCCTAAAAAACCCGAAGAAGGTACTAAGATTGAAATCCTTAAAAGTGGTGAAGGAGAAacagaaataaaagaaaaattagagCAGTTTTGCCAAACACAAAATGCTACTGGTGGTGTTGCAAATGGTAGTGGTAGTGGCACTAGTGGTAGTCAGAAACTGTATGAAGATTGGAAATGTTATAACGATGTAGAGAAAGATGGTCAGGATGGTGTGGATGACGATGACGACCTGGAATATGACCGATTGGTAAATAGTTCAGGCGGATTATGTATATTGCAAAAGAAGAACGGCGAAGAAAATGGGAAAAAGCAAAAGACATACaatgatttttttaatttttgggTGGCACATATGTTGAAGGATTCCATACATTGGAGAACAAAGAAAATTAAAGGATGTTTAAAAAATGGCAAGGCAATAAAATGTACAGATAAGTGCAAAGGTGATTGTAAATGTTTTGAAAGATGGGTTGAACAAAAAAGAGAAGAATGGACGAACATAAAAGAACATTTTGGAAAACAAACAGATATTCCAACGGGCTTGACTCCTGATGCTCTTCTTGAAGGTGTTTTGGAGAAAGGGGTACTTTTGACAAGTATTAAAGAGGCTTATGGGGATGCAAAAGAAACAGAACACATTAAGCAACTGTTGGATGAAACAGCAGTAGCAGGTGGTGTTGTTGTTGGTGCCAAGGACAATACCACAATTGATAAATTGCTCGAACAGGAATTAAAAGACGCCAACAGATGCAAAAACTGTGAACAACGAAAACCACCCGGCGAAGAAGGCGGTGCCGCTCGTAATCTACCAGGAGTTGACACCACTGTTGATGACGCCAACGAAGACGACTTGGACGACGAAGACGACGAAGACGAAGACGATGACGGCGGCGGCAGTGACGTCGGCGGCAGTGACGTCGGCGAAGTCGAGGAGGAAACGGCAAAGGAGGCAACAGAGGAAACAACCACACCACTGGACGTCTGCAACACAGTGAAAACCGCACTCGAGGGCGACTTAGGTGAAGCTTGTAGACAGAAGTATGAATATGGCCGCGAAAAATTCCCCAATTGGAAGTGCATAAGTGGCGACAACACACGTGGTAGTGAGAGTGAAAGTGCCGGTCCCTCACGTTCCAAACGTCATACCGAAAGTAGTGATAGTGCCGTTACAGCCACTGGTAGTAGTGGTGAAGCCACTGGCAAAAGTGGTGATAAGGACGGTGCCATATGTGTACCACCCAGGAGGCGAAAACTATACCTTGGTGGTTTCAAACGATTGACAGACGGCACCGCGGTGTCGAGTGAAGCCACTCAGGCGGGAACTCCGTCGCAGTCACCAAAAGGTGACGCGCTCCTCCTTACCGCCTTCGTGGAAACGGCCGCTGTGGAAACTTTTTTCTTATGGCATAAGTATAAACAAGAGAAGAAGAAACCAAAAAATGAAGTGGGAGGTGCAGCGGGAGTACTACAAACCATCGGCGGTACCCTTGAAAATAGTGGTGAACAAAACCCCCAAAAGAAATTACAAGAAAGTGGAGAAATACCTGATGATTTCTTACGTCAGATGTTTTATACTTTAGGGGATTATAGGGATATTTTAGTACGTGGTGTTGCTGACGACAAAAACGGTGGCAACAACATAATACTTAATGCGAGTGGTAACAAGGAGGATATggagaaaatgaagaaaatacaaCAAGAAATAGATAAAATTCTAGAAAAAAGTGGTAGCGAAGCTGCTAGTGGTGCACAAAAAAATAGTGGCATATCACGTGAAAAATGGTGGGATAAACACGCCCCTTCCATTTGGGACGGGATGGTTTGTGCACTGACATACAATACAGACACAGCGAGTGGCACAGCACCAACACAAATTCAGGAAGTGAAAAATGCACTTTTGGATGGAGAAGGCAAAAAACCCAAACAAAACGGCACAAACGGCAAGGACTACACGTATGGAGGTGTCAGACTTGAAGATGAAAATAGTGGTACACAAGCCCTTTCCCCCAACGCTCCCGCCTCCACCGCCTCCCAAACCACCCAATCCTCATCCACTAGTGAAAACACCCCCACCACCCTCACCAACCCCAAATTAAAAGATTTCGTGTTACGCCCCACCTACTTCCGATACCTTGAAGAATGGGGTCAAAATTTTTGTAAAGAGAGGAAGAAGAGGTTAGACCAAATTTATAGAGAGTGTAAGGTGGATGAAGATGGTCCGCGTGATGGTAAAAAATGTAGTGGTTATGGGGAGGATTGTAAAGATAATCTtagtaaaaaatatgatacacTTCCGTCTTTAGAATGTCCTGGTTGTGGAAGACATTGtagtttttataaaaagtggataaaaataaaaaaagacgAATATGAGAAACAACAAAAGGCATATAATGAACAAAGAACAAATtacacaaataaaaataaggttTCTGAAAGTAATAACCATGATAAAGAATTTTGTACAAATCTAGAAACAAAGTACACTGACGCTGCAAACTTTTTACAAAGGTTAAAAGACGGACCATGTAAAAATAACAGTGAAGAGGATCAAAAAGTAAACGGTTACATAAAATTTGATGATATAAGTAAAGATAAAACGTTTGGACATGAGAATTATTGTGATCCATGTTCGAAATTTACTGTTAATTGTAATAGAAATGATCATTGCGATAATTCTAATGGAAATAATTGCAAAGATAATAAGATTACTGCAGAAAAAATTGGAAATGGAGTGGATTCTACTGTACTAGATATGCGTGTCATTGATGACAGTGCAACGGGATTTAAAGGTGATGGTTTAGAGGAGGCTTGTGGAAGTGCAAATATTTTTAAGGGTATTAGAAAAGAACAATGGAAATGTGGCAAGGTATGTGGTTATAATGTATGTAAACCGAAAGAAGGAAATAGGGAAACCGTCAGAGGGGAAAAAAATGACGACAAACACATTATAACAATTAGAGCTTTGGTTACACATTGGGTACAAAATTTTTTAGAAGATTATAAGAAAATTAAACATAAAATTTCACATTGTACGAAAACTGATCAAGGATCCACATGTCAAAATAAATGtcaaaataaatgtaaatgtgTTGGAGAATGGATAAAGTTGAAACAGCAAGAATgggaagaaataaaaaaacgtTTCTTGAATCAATATAAAATGGATTCCGATGAATATTACCCAGTGAGAAGTGTTTTGGAGACCTTCTTAGTTCAAATTGGTGCTGCAAACGCTAACAATGATGTTAAAaagttaataaaattaagtgAGTTCTATAAATCTTGTGGATGTAGTGCCAAGACGAACtcagaaaataataaaaacgaGGATGCTATAGATTGTATGCTTGACAAGCTTGGCAAAAAAGCAGAAAAGTGTCATGACCAACATAGCGACAATCCACAAGAAAAATGTGATGAACCCCCCCCTGAACTCGATGAAGAGGACTTACTCCTTGAAGAAGAACAAAACCCAAAAAATATGCGACCGGGATTTTGTCCGCAAAACGATACAACAGAACAACAAGAGGAAGAAGAAAACATTTGTACACCAGCAGAAACtgttaaaaaagaagaagaagaaaaagaagagcaagaagaagaagaaccAGACGAAAAAGTCCCTCCACCCCGGGCACCGGAGGCCTCGaaaccaaaaaaagaaaaaccgTCACAACCCCCACGACCACGACGAACCCTCGAACTCTTGGATAATCCCCACGTTCAAACCGCCCTGGTGACATCCACCCTCGCCTGGAGCGTTGGCATCGGTTTTGCTGCGTTcacttatttttatctaaag aaaaaaaccAAAGCATCTGTTGGAAATTTATTCCAAATACTGCAAATACCCAAAAGTGATTATGATATACCTACATTGAAATCAAGCAATCGTTATATCCCCTATGCAAGTGATCGATATAAaggaaaaacatatatttatatggaaGGAGATAGTAGTGGTGATGAAAAATATGCATTTATGTCTGATACTACTGATGTAACTTCCTCAGAAAGTGAGTATGAAGAATtggatattaatgatatatatgtaccaGGTAGtcctaaatataaaacattgatAGAAGTGGTACTTGAACCTAGTGGTAACAACACACCAACTAGTGACATACCTAGTGATATACCAAATAGTGACACACCACCACCCATTACTGATGATGAATGGAATCAATTGAAAAAAGATTTTATATCTAATATGTTACAAAATACACAAAATACGGAACCAAATATTTTACATGATAATGTGGATAATAATACCCATCCTACCATGTCACGTCATAATATGGACCAAAAACCTTTTATTATGTCCATACATGATAGAAATTTATTTAGTGGAGAAGAATACAATTATGATATGTTTAATAGTGGGAATAATCCAATAAACATTAGTGATTCAACAAATAGTATGGATAGTCTAACAAGTAACAACCATAGTccatataatgataaaaatgatttatatagTGGTATCGACCTAATCAACGACGCACTAAGTGGTAatcatattgatatatatgatgaaatgCTCAAacgaaaagaaaatgaattattcGGGACGCAACATCatccaaaaaatataacgtCTAACCGTGTCGTTACCCAAACAAGTAGTGACGACCCTATAACCAATCAAATAAATTTGTTCCATAAATGGTTAGATAGGCATAGAGATATGTGCGAAAAGTGGAAAAATAATCACGAACGGTTACCCAAATTGAAAGAATTGTGGGAAAATGAGACACATAGTGGTGACATAAATAGTGGTATACCTAGTGGTAACCATGTGTTGAATACTGATGTTTCTATTCAAATAGATATGGATAATCCGAAAACAATGAATGAATTTACTAATATGGATACAAACCCCGACAAATCTACTATGGATACTATATTGGATGATctagaaaaatataacgaACCCTACTACtatgatttttataaacatGATATCTATTATGAtgtaaatgatgataaagcATCTGaggatcatataaatatggatCATAATAAgatggataataataattcggATGTCCCCACTAACGTACAAATTGAAATGAATGTCATTAATAATCAGGAGTTACTACAAAATGAATATCCTATATCGCATATGTAg